From Chryseobacterium sp. IHB B 17019, one genomic window encodes:
- a CDS encoding glycosyltransferase family 2 protein, which yields MKKISIVIPAHNEEGNVALVYEKIEEVFSGLNNYDFEIIFVNDGSRDNTQQKLEELASQFEKVKFIEFSRNFGHQPAVKAGMDFAHGNAVISMDGDLQHPPELIPEMIKKWEEGYDVVYTIRTYPKQISYFKRKTSDFFYKILSSLSDVDLTKGGGSDFRLLDANAVEVMRKFNEDDLFLRGLTSWMGFKQAGIEFTANERQAGESSYNLKKMITFAFTGITAFSVKPLSIAAYLGFLFSALSVIGYAAYVIHSFVVETEISGWASLIMTIVFFGGLQLIIMGIIGIYLGKIFKQVKERPNYIIRNKNF from the coding sequence ATGAAGAAAATTTCCATCGTCATTCCTGCCCATAACGAAGAAGGGAACGTTGCTTTGGTTTATGAAAAAATTGAAGAGGTTTTTTCGGGATTAAACAATTATGATTTTGAAATAATTTTCGTGAATGATGGAAGCAGAGACAACACCCAGCAAAAACTTGAAGAGCTTGCCAGTCAGTTTGAAAAGGTTAAGTTCATTGAATTTTCAAGAAATTTTGGACATCAGCCTGCGGTAAAAGCCGGTATGGACTTTGCTCACGGAAATGCGGTCATTTCCATGGATGGTGATCTTCAGCATCCGCCGGAGCTTATTCCCGAAATGATTAAAAAATGGGAAGAAGGTTATGATGTTGTCTATACAATCCGGACTTATCCCAAACAAATTTCTTATTTTAAACGAAAAACATCCGACTTTTTCTATAAAATCCTTTCCAGCCTTTCCGATGTAGATCTTACGAAAGGTGGCGGTTCAGATTTTAGATTATTGGATGCAAACGCCGTTGAAGTCATGAGAAAATTCAATGAGGATGATTTGTTTTTAAGGGGATTAACGAGCTGGATGGGCTTCAAGCAGGCAGGAATTGAATTCACGGCCAACGAAAGACAGGCCGGAGAAAGCAGCTATAACTTAAAAAAAATGATCACTTTTGCCTTCACCGGCATCACTGCATTTAGTGTAAAACCTCTTTCTATTGCTGCTTATTTAGGCTTTCTTTTTTCCGCCCTCTCCGTTATTGGATATGCCGCATATGTTATTCATTCATTTGTTGTGGAAACAGAAATTTCAGGTTGGGCTTCCTTAATTATGACTATTGTATTCTTTGGCGGATTACAGTTAATCATTATGGGAATCATTGGAATTTATTTAGGTAAAATCTTTAAACAAGTGAAAGAAAGACCGAATTATATCATCAGAAATAAAAATTTTTAA
- a CDS encoding polysaccharide deacetylase family protein, with amino-acid sequence MVLLSFDIEEFDMPLEYKGEIPFEKQISISQTGLERILDILKKHKAKATFFSTVIFAENSKPLIERLLSEGHELASHTWFHSEFEEKHLKESRERLAQLFSTKVTGLRMPRMMPVDEKAVENAGYSYNSSINPTFLPGRYNNLKVSRTYFKEGNVTQIPASVSPNFRIPLFWLSFHNFPLSFYKKLASDTLKNDNYLNIYFHPWEFAEIKDEAFKLPGFTVKNSGKDMVERFDQFISWLKSKDYSFGTFQEFQKQIES; translated from the coding sequence ATGGTTTTATTAAGTTTTGACATTGAGGAATTTGATATGCCATTGGAATACAAGGGAGAAATTCCTTTTGAAAAGCAGATTTCTATCTCACAAACCGGACTTGAAAGAATTTTAGATATTCTAAAAAAGCACAAGGCAAAAGCTACTTTTTTTTCAACAGTCATTTTTGCGGAAAACAGTAAACCTCTTATTGAAAGATTGTTAAGCGAAGGCCACGAACTGGCCTCCCATACATGGTTTCACTCCGAATTTGAGGAAAAACATTTAAAAGAATCCAGAGAAAGATTAGCTCAGTTATTTTCAACAAAAGTAACCGGATTAAGGATGCCAAGAATGATGCCTGTCGACGAAAAGGCTGTTGAAAATGCAGGATATTCTTACAATTCTTCGATCAATCCTACATTTCTTCCGGGAAGATATAATAATTTAAAGGTTTCAAGGACTTATTTCAAAGAAGGAAATGTTACGCAAATTCCGGCATCAGTTTCCCCGAATTTCAGGATCCCTTTATTTTGGCTGAGCTTTCATAATTTCCCTTTATCTTTTTATAAAAAATTGGCTTCGGATACATTGAAAAATGATAATTACTTAAATATATATTTTCATCCGTGGGAATTTGCAGAAATTAAAGATGAAGCCTTTAAGCTACCTGGTTTTACTGTAAAAAATTCAGGAAAAGATATGGTTGAAAGGTTTGATCAATTTATTTCTTGGCTTAAAAGTAAAGATTATTCATTCGGGACATTTCAGGAATTCCAAAAACAAATTGAATCATGA
- a CDS encoding glycosyltransferase family 4 protein, whose amino-acid sequence MKIAFDAKRFFHNTSGLGNYSRDLVRILAKYFPENEYILLNKNKSERGADSLEKSNVHFVETSKGKMSRQFKMGRDAQKQNADIFHGLSGELPLKWDKKPIKKIVTIHDLIFVRYPQYYSFFDRKIHFWKFKKAANSADRIIAISEQTKRDIIEFLKVPETKIEVIYQGCHQAFKEQQQEEFITLTKEKFNLPERFILNVGTIEERKNLFNIVKALKDIDIPLVVVGKKTKYFKKILSFIQRNKMEKRVHFLEGVSMDELAVIYKSADIFIYPSFFEGFGIPVIEALFSKTIVITSNTSCLPEAGGPDSVYVAPENYLDIQSKIKFLWNNEAERKRRADKGFQFVQKFNDEVIANELMNLYQKVL is encoded by the coding sequence ATGAAAATAGCTTTCGATGCCAAACGTTTTTTTCACAACACTTCGGGTTTAGGTAACTATTCCAGGGATCTTGTCCGAATTCTGGCGAAATATTTTCCTGAAAACGAATATATTCTATTAAATAAAAACAAATCAGAAAGAGGAGCGGATAGTTTAGAAAAATCCAACGTTCATTTTGTCGAAACATCTAAAGGAAAGATGTCCCGACAGTTCAAAATGGGGAGGGATGCGCAAAAACAGAATGCGGATATTTTTCATGGCTTGTCAGGTGAATTGCCTTTGAAATGGGATAAGAAACCCATCAAAAAGATTGTCACAATCCATGACCTGATCTTTGTAAGATATCCTCAATATTATTCTTTTTTTGACCGTAAAATTCATTTCTGGAAATTCAAAAAAGCGGCTAATTCTGCAGATAGAATTATTGCTATTTCAGAACAGACAAAACGTGATATTATTGAGTTTTTAAAGGTTCCTGAAACTAAAATTGAAGTGATTTATCAAGGTTGTCATCAGGCTTTTAAGGAACAGCAACAGGAAGAATTTATTACGTTAACAAAAGAAAAATTTAATCTTCCTGAAAGATTTATTTTAAATGTAGGAACTATCGAAGAGCGAAAGAATCTTTTCAATATTGTTAAAGCTCTTAAAGACATCGATATTCCCCTAGTTGTTGTCGGGAAAAAGACAAAATATTTCAAAAAAATATTAAGTTTTATTCAAAGGAATAAAATGGAGAAACGGGTTCACTTTTTGGAAGGAGTTTCCATGGATGAGCTTGCTGTAATCTACAAATCGGCGGATATTTTTATCTATCCCAGTTTTTTTGAAGGATTCGGGATTCCGGTAATAGAAGCTCTTTTCTCAAAAACAATCGTTATAACAAGCAATACAAGCTGTCTTCCCGAAGCCGGCGGCCCGGATTCTGTATATGTAGCCCCTGAAAACTACCTGGATATTCAATCTAAAATAAAATTCCTCTGGAACAATGAAGCAGAGAGAAAACGCCGTGCTGACAAGGGTTTTCAATTTGTTCAGAAGTTTAATGATGAAGTCATTGCTAATGAACTGATGAATCTTTATCAGAAAGTACTTTAA
- a CDS encoding M28 family peptidase has protein sequence MKKITTLLLFSLSGFSLNAQSFIQAYQNRANMVSQSNITTNLQDFANLGIKTTGSTANVNAFNWLKDKYLAFGYTASQITEDPFTFSNKSSKNLIITKIGTVYPNKYVIICGHFDSINGPGVNDNGSGTSIILEAARILKDVPTEYSIKFIHFSGEEQGLLGSDHYVNNVVYQNNVKQLDIKVVFNLDQVGGKMGNNNDTIFCDEDQGGLASNNAASTAMTQQLRNCTQLYSTLLTDVDPAEDTDYIPFEEKGEVITGFFEKIRSNYPHTSNDTFANTDPVYIFNVGKAAVGALQHFAVATTAVLGTNETKSNTLESVKIHPNPAKDILNIDLPKDIKDFHFEVTDLLGHVLLKEDNNTNVNVGNLVTGAYIGTLKAKGQTVVRKILIK, from the coding sequence ATGAAAAAAATTACCACACTACTACTCTTTTCTTTATCAGGTTTCAGTTTAAATGCACAAAGCTTTATTCAGGCCTATCAGAACAGGGCCAACATGGTTTCACAATCCAATATTACGACGAATCTACAGGATTTTGCTAATTTAGGTATTAAAACTACGGGCTCGACAGCCAATGTGAACGCGTTTAACTGGCTTAAAGATAAATACTTAGCTTTCGGATATACTGCCAGTCAGATTACGGAAGACCCGTTTACTTTCAGCAATAAAAGCTCGAAAAACTTAATTATAACTAAAATAGGAACGGTTTATCCCAATAAATACGTGATTATCTGTGGGCATTTTGACAGTATCAACGGTCCCGGAGTCAATGACAACGGAAGCGGAACGTCGATCATTTTGGAAGCTGCAAGGATTTTAAAAGATGTTCCTACGGAATATTCAATTAAATTCATTCATTTTTCCGGTGAAGAGCAAGGCTTGCTGGGTAGCGATCATTATGTCAACAATGTAGTGTATCAAAATAATGTTAAACAGTTGGATATCAAGGTGGTTTTCAATCTTGACCAGGTTGGTGGAAAAATGGGAAACAATAACGATACGATTTTTTGTGATGAAGATCAGGGAGGTTTAGCAAGTAATAACGCCGCTTCAACAGCAATGACTCAACAATTGAGAAACTGCACCCAACTGTATTCCACCCTTCTTACAGATGTTGATCCTGCAGAAGACACAGATTATATACCGTTTGAGGAAAAAGGAGAAGTCATTACAGGCTTTTTTGAAAAGATCAGAAGTAATTATCCGCATACATCCAATGACACTTTTGCAAATACAGATCCTGTCTATATTTTCAATGTCGGAAAGGCTGCTGTAGGAGCATTACAGCATTTTGCAGTGGCAACAACAGCTGTTTTGGGAACTAATGAAACAAAATCCAATACTTTGGAATCGGTAAAAATCCATCCGAATCCGGCCAAAGATATTTTAAATATTGATCTTCCAAAAGATATAAAAGATTTCCATTTTGAAGTCACAGATTTGCTCGGACATGTATTGTTGAAAGAAGATAATAATACCAATGTTAATGTTGGAAATCTTGTTACCGGAGCTTATATCGGAACTTTAAAAGCCAAAGGGCAAACCGTTGTCAGAAAAATTTTAATTAAATAG